A window of Mucilaginibacter robiniae genomic DNA:
TTTTGTAGAAAATGCTTTTAAGCATGGTGTCAGCAGCATTCAGGAAAGCCATATTGTGATTCATATTACCCAGCATGCAGACCGGGTTATTTTAAAAGTGCGTAACACCATCCATCAAACCCGAAGCAACAGTGAAGAGCAAAGCAACGGCATTGGCATTGCCAATACCACCCGCCGGCTGGATTTGCTATATCCGGATAAGTATACGCTAACTACCGGTTTGAACAATCAACAAGAATACGAAGTACAACTAATTTTGCAGCTATGATACTCAACTGCATCGCCATTGATGACGAACCGCCTGCATTGGATCTGGTAACCCGTTTTTTAGAGCGCACGCCATTTTTGAAACTCACAAACAGTTTCGACAACGCTATTGAAGCCTTGCGCTATATCAGCGAAAACCCGGTAGACCTGATATTTCTGGACATCCAGATGCCTGATTTGAGCGGCATAGAACTGGCACGTATCCTGAACGGCAGAAATATGAGCCAGTCGCCATCCATTATTTTCACTACGGCGTTTGATCAATTTGCACTGGAAGGCTACAAGCTGGATGTAATAGACTACCTGCTTAAGCCATTCGGATATGAAGATTTTATGCGTGCAGCTACTAAAGCGTTAAAGCTTGCCGAATTAAAAATTCAACCGGTTGAAACGGCATCAAAGGACGAAGAATATATCTACCTCAAAGTAGAATTTCAAACTGTAAAAATAGGCTGCAGCAAGATCACGCATATTGAAGGACTGAAAGACTATGCGAAAATACACCTCGATACCAGTGATAAGCCATTTTTGTCTCTGATAACGTTAAAGGCTTTAGAGGAGAAGTTACCGAAAGGTAAATTTATGAGGATACATAAATCAACCATTATTGCACTAAATAAGGTAACTTCTGTTACTAAAAATGCCGTTTATATCGAGCAGCTGATGTTTCCGGTTTCGGAACAATACAGGGAAGACTTCGGTAAATTCTTAGCGAAGTGGCAATGAGTAAGCGATTTTTAGAGGTTATTAGTGTAATCATTATCATGGGGCTGATTTTTATAGCCCTGTACTTTTGTACAATAGGTTGACCTTTGTTAATCAGAGCAATTTTAAAATATAACAGAATGAACAAAAGTGTAGAAGCCGGATTCAAGTAACTTCTTACGCCATATTTTAATGTATCTCTTTTCTTGATAACTACTATTGTATATGGGACGGAGACAGCTTGGGACTCAAGATTCTCAAAATGCAACCAGCTTAACTCTAGTTAACATACAACAGTTTATAGGAATAATTTAAGATATAAAGTATAGGTCCATCTAATTGTTAACTCGTCTTTAATCGAGTGTTACAATTGATTGATTGAATTACATATTACAA
This region includes:
- a CDS encoding LytR/AlgR family response regulator transcription factor, which translates into the protein MILNCIAIDDEPPALDLVTRFLERTPFLKLTNSFDNAIEALRYISENPVDLIFLDIQMPDLSGIELARILNGRNMSQSPSIIFTTAFDQFALEGYKLDVIDYLLKPFGYEDFMRAATKALKLAELKIQPVETASKDEEYIYLKVEFQTVKIGCSKITHIEGLKDYAKIHLDTSDKPFLSLITLKALEEKLPKGKFMRIHKSTIIALNKVTSVTKNAVYIEQLMFPVSEQYREDFGKFLAKWQ